From Roseibium alexandrii DFL-11, the proteins below share one genomic window:
- a CDS encoding endo alpha-1,4 polygalactosaminidase, translating to MKHAAPKFMHIGKALRAAAIAMVCGFGICGGYSGSASATAKFNVGDRWDWQLKGPADLDRDVEMLTLNPRLVTADQLQGLHAQGVDTVCHVNAGTIAETNPGFFDLPPAVIGSPHKTRSNERYLDIRRLQMVVPVITQQIVACKNQGFTAIEPDGFDAYAKDSGFPLTAADTVRYATTLAHVAHGLGLGIAQKNVPELTEALMPHFDFAITESCFETSTCEQIAAYPKANKPAFNAEYTDADIDFAKACAEGARLNINMIRKDRPVTAPVIFCQAEF from the coding sequence ATGAAACACGCAGCCCCAAAATTCATGCACATCGGAAAGGCGCTGAGAGCAGCGGCTATCGCGATGGTATGTGGTTTTGGGATCTGCGGGGGTTATTCGGGATCGGCATCTGCGACGGCGAAGTTCAATGTCGGCGACCGGTGGGATTGGCAACTCAAGGGACCTGCCGATCTCGATCGGGATGTCGAAATGCTGACGCTTAATCCGCGGCTCGTGACCGCGGACCAACTGCAAGGGCTCCACGCACAAGGGGTCGATACGGTCTGCCATGTCAACGCCGGAACAATTGCAGAGACAAACCCTGGTTTTTTCGACCTTCCGCCCGCTGTCATAGGCAGCCCGCACAAGACCAGGTCGAACGAGCGTTATCTGGATATCCGCCGCCTTCAGATGGTCGTGCCGGTGATCACCCAGCAGATCGTTGCCTGCAAAAACCAAGGGTTCACCGCCATAGAGCCGGATGGTTTCGACGCTTACGCAAAAGACAGTGGCTTTCCGCTAACCGCAGCGGATACGGTCCGCTATGCCACGACACTGGCCCATGTGGCCCATGGCTTGGGCCTTGGGATTGCCCAAAAGAACGTGCCAGAGCTGACGGAAGCCTTGATGCCGCATTTTGACTTCGCGATCACAGAAAGCTGTTTTGAAACCAGCACATGCGAGCAGATCGCTGCTTATCCGAAGGCAAACAAACCAGCCTTCAACGCCGAATACACGGATGCCGATATTGATTTTGCCAAAGCCTGCGCGGAAGGCGCGCGGCTGAACATCAACATGATCCGCAAGGACCGGCCGGTGACCGCACCGGTGATCTTCTGCCAGGCAGAGTTTTGA
- a CDS encoding Zn-dependent hydrolase, whose protein sequence is MAAPGENLRINADRLWDSLMEMAKIGPGVAGGNNRQTLTDADSEGRKLFQKWCEDAGMTMGVDTMGNMFMTRPGTDPDALPVYVGSHLDTQPTGGKYDGVLGVLGGLEVVRTMNDLGIKTKHPIVVTNWTNEEGTRFAPAMLASGVFAGIHSLDEAYAKEDHEGLKFGDELKRIGWVGDEEVGARKDKMHAMFELHIEQGPILETEGKDIGVVTHGQGLSWTQVTITGKDSHTGSTPMPMRKNAGLGMARILELVDEIAWSHKPHAVGAAGHIDVYPNSRNVIPGKVVFTIDFRSPDINVIAAMEEDMKKGAKKICDMMGLEVEFEKVGGFDPVTFDENCVTAVRNAAERLGYTHQNIISGAGHDACWINKVAPTAMIMCPCVDGLSHNEAEEISKDWAKAGTDVLFHAVVETAEIVE, encoded by the coding sequence ATGGCAGCTCCGGGCGAAAACCTTAGGATCAACGCAGACCGGCTGTGGGACAGCCTGATGGAAATGGCCAAGATCGGCCCGGGCGTTGCTGGTGGCAACAACCGTCAAACACTGACGGATGCGGACTCGGAAGGCCGGAAACTGTTCCAGAAATGGTGCGAAGACGCCGGTATGACCATGGGCGTCGACACCATGGGCAACATGTTCATGACCCGGCCCGGCACCGATCCGGATGCCCTGCCCGTTTACGTCGGCTCCCACCTCGACACTCAGCCGACAGGCGGCAAATACGACGGCGTTCTGGGTGTGCTTGGCGGCCTTGAAGTCGTGCGGACGATGAACGATCTCGGCATCAAGACCAAACACCCGATCGTTGTGACGAACTGGACCAACGAGGAAGGCACACGCTTTGCCCCCGCCATGCTCGCGTCCGGCGTTTTTGCCGGCATCCACAGCCTTGATGAAGCCTATGCCAAGGAGGACCATGAAGGTCTGAAGTTTGGGGACGAGCTGAAACGCATCGGCTGGGTGGGCGATGAAGAAGTTGGCGCCCGCAAGGACAAGATGCATGCCATGTTCGAGCTGCACATCGAACAAGGCCCGATCCTGGAAACGGAAGGCAAGGACATCGGTGTTGTTACTCACGGACAGGGCCTTTCCTGGACCCAAGTGACCATCACCGGCAAGGACAGCCACACCGGATCAACTCCGATGCCGATGCGCAAGAACGCCGGTCTCGGCATGGCCCGGATCCTGGAACTGGTCGACGAGATTGCCTGGTCCCACAAGCCGCACGCCGTTGGCGCAGCCGGCCACATCGATGTTTACCCGAATTCCCGAAACGTGATCCCGGGCAAGGTGGTTTTCACCATCGATTTCCGTTCGCCGGACATCAACGTCATTGCGGCTATGGAAGAGGACATGAAGAAAGGCGCAAAGAAGATTTGCGACATGATGGGCCTTGAAGTCGAGTTTGAAAAAGTCGGCGGATTTGATCCGGTCACCTTTGACGAAAACTGCGTCACCGCTGTCCGCAACGCCGCCGAGCGGTTGGGCTACACCCACCAGAACATTATTTCCGGCGCGGGACACGATGCCTGTTGGATCAACAAGGTCGCCCCGACGGCCATGATCATGTGTCCCTGCGTCGACGGACTGTCCCACAACGAAGCCGAAGAGATCTCCAAGGACTGGGCGAAAGCTGGAACGGATGTTCTCTTCCATGCGGTCGTCGAAACGGCGGAGATCGTGGAATAG
- a CDS encoding cupin domain-containing protein, with the protein MTRPAATSETLIDDDRVRVTRFDFEPGAETGWHRHGFDYVITAVTDCQMLLEEPGGTSRTVAVPAGTAYRRSEGVEHNVINGGDKPMSFVEVELK; encoded by the coding sequence ATGACGAGACCAGCTGCCACCAGCGAAACCTTGATCGACGATGATCGTGTCCGCGTGACCCGGTTTGACTTCGAACCTGGCGCTGAGACCGGCTGGCATCGTCATGGCTTCGACTACGTCATCACGGCGGTCACCGACTGCCAGATGTTGCTGGAGGAGCCGGGTGGCACAAGCAGAACCGTTGCGGTTCCAGCTGGCACGGCTTACCGGCGTTCTGAAGGCGTGGAACACAATGTAATCAACGGCGGGGACAAACCGATGTCCTTCGTCGAAGTGGAACTGAAATAG
- a CDS encoding aspartate aminotransferase family protein produces the protein MSSSASAASSQAATNNLEAFWMPYTANRQFKQNPRMFVGAKDMHYTTADGRQVLDGTAGLWCCNAGHGRPKIVEAVQNQVAEMDYAPAFQMGHPKAFELAARLTAMMPSPLDHVFFTNSGSESVDTALKIALGYQRSIGQGTRTRFIGRERGYHGTGFGGISVGGIVANRKQFGNMLNGVDHLPHTHDLSRNAFSRGEPKNGAEYAEELIRLVQLHDASTIAAVIVEPVAGSTGVLIPPVGYLKRLREICDQNGILLIFDEVITGFGRLGTPFAVDYFDVIPDMVTTAKGITSGVIPMGAVFCAKKIYDAFMDGPDHLIELFHGYTYSGHPIACAAALATLDTYEEEGLLTRAASLAQYWEDGLHSLKDCPNVIDIRNLGLIGAIELTPIDGAPTKRAFSAFLKAYDDGILIRTTGDIIALSPPLIISEAQIDELFGKLRTVLNAID, from the coding sequence ATGTCGTCATCGGCATCAGCAGCATCGAGCCAGGCTGCAACCAACAATCTTGAAGCATTCTGGATGCCTTATACGGCGAACCGCCAGTTCAAGCAGAACCCGCGGATGTTCGTCGGCGCGAAGGACATGCACTACACCACTGCTGATGGCCGCCAGGTTTTGGATGGGACAGCGGGTCTTTGGTGCTGCAACGCCGGTCACGGCCGCCCGAAGATCGTCGAGGCGGTCCAAAATCAAGTCGCTGAGATGGACTACGCCCCGGCCTTTCAGATGGGGCATCCTAAGGCGTTTGAACTTGCCGCCCGCCTCACCGCCATGATGCCTTCCCCGCTGGATCACGTGTTTTTCACGAACTCCGGGTCTGAGAGCGTCGACACGGCCTTGAAAATCGCACTTGGATATCAGCGCTCCATCGGTCAGGGCACACGGACCCGGTTTATCGGCCGTGAGCGCGGCTATCACGGCACTGGTTTCGGCGGAATTTCAGTTGGCGGCATCGTCGCGAACCGCAAGCAGTTCGGCAACATGCTCAACGGCGTCGACCATCTGCCGCACACCCATGATCTCAGCCGGAACGCGTTTTCCCGCGGAGAACCGAAAAACGGCGCAGAATATGCCGAAGAACTGATCCGTCTGGTCCAGCTGCATGATGCCTCCACAATCGCTGCCGTGATCGTGGAGCCCGTTGCCGGATCAACAGGCGTTTTGATCCCGCCGGTCGGATATCTGAAACGTTTACGCGAAATCTGCGACCAGAACGGCATACTCCTGATCTTTGACGAAGTGATCACCGGTTTCGGCCGCCTCGGCACTCCGTTTGCCGTCGACTATTTCGACGTCATTCCCGACATGGTGACGACAGCCAAGGGCATCACCAGCGGTGTCATTCCGATGGGTGCGGTGTTCTGCGCCAAGAAGATCTATGACGCGTTCATGGACGGACCCGATCACCTGATCGAACTCTTCCACGGCTACACCTATTCCGGTCACCCGATTGCCTGTGCAGCCGCTCTGGCGACCTTGGACACCTATGAGGAGGAAGGCCTTTTGACCCGGGCGGCAAGCCTGGCCCAATACTGGGAAGACGGCCTGCACTCCCTCAAGGATTGTCCGAACGTCATCGACATCCGCAATCTCGGCCTGATTGGGGCGATCGAGCTGACCCCGATTGACGGCGCGCCGACGAAACGGGCCTTCTCCGCGTTCTTGAAAGCCTATGACGACGGTATTCTGATCCGCACGACCGGTGACATCATCGCGTTGTCGCCGCCGCTGATCATTTCCGAAGCCCAAATCGACGAATTGTTCGGCAAATTGCGGACTGTTTTGAACGCGATCGACTAA
- a CDS encoding TetR family transcriptional regulator C-terminal domain-containing protein: MADVGGQVPASSRVGGMSRIQEKNRTLILDAALKEFSRYGFSGATVERIAAEAGMSKSNLLYYFSSKEAIYTAALAHILDVWLAPLKTLDREGDPATELAAYIRQKIEISANFPEASRLFANEVMQGAPQILPILETELRRLVAEKVAVIESWIADGKISKTEPLHLIFSIWATTQHYADFAVQIRALTGHDLSDEDFKRETERAVTQQILASVGLRLPEETPETA; the protein is encoded by the coding sequence ATGGCTGATGTCGGTGGGCAGGTGCCTGCAAGTTCAAGGGTCGGTGGAATGAGCCGGATCCAGGAAAAAAACAGGACACTGATTCTTGACGCTGCCTTGAAGGAATTTTCCCGATATGGGTTTTCCGGTGCAACGGTGGAGCGGATCGCCGCCGAAGCTGGTATGTCGAAATCCAACCTCTTGTATTATTTCTCGTCCAAAGAAGCGATCTACACGGCAGCGCTTGCGCATATTCTCGACGTCTGGCTGGCGCCTCTTAAAACCCTCGATCGGGAGGGCGACCCAGCAACAGAACTTGCTGCCTACATCCGGCAGAAGATTGAGATATCTGCCAACTTCCCAGAGGCCTCACGTCTGTTTGCCAATGAGGTGATGCAAGGGGCTCCGCAAATCCTCCCAATCCTGGAGACCGAGCTCCGGCGTCTGGTCGCGGAAAAAGTGGCGGTGATCGAAAGCTGGATTGCGGACGGCAAGATCAGCAAGACCGAGCCGTTGCATTTGATCTTTTCCATCTGGGCGACCACGCAGCATTATGCGGATTTTGCCGTGCAGATCCGAGCTCTGACCGGCCACGACTTGAGCGACGAGGATTTCAAGCGGGAAACCGAGCGAGCCGTAACACAACAGATCCTGGCCAGTGTTGGTCTGCGTTTGCCTGAAGAAACGCCCGAGACCGCATGA
- the arfB gene encoding alternative ribosome rescue aminoacyl-tRNA hydrolase ArfB, with the protein MSGDEEEPAPSSRIPVIGRLYITRDDLNEEFIRASGPGGQNVNKVSTAVQLRFNLWANQTLPQDVKSRAAKIAGSRLTQYGEIILQADRHRTRERNRDDALARLIDLLKRATEKPKPRKATKPTLGSKRRRLDAKKQRGQVKKLRGRSSGFED; encoded by the coding sequence ATGAGTGGGGACGAAGAAGAGCCTGCACCCTCGTCGCGGATCCCGGTCATTGGGCGGCTCTACATCACGCGGGATGATTTGAACGAGGAATTCATTCGGGCGTCCGGCCCGGGCGGTCAGAACGTCAACAAGGTGTCGACGGCCGTCCAGTTGAGGTTCAATCTGTGGGCCAACCAGACGCTTCCACAAGACGTCAAATCCAGGGCCGCGAAGATTGCCGGAAGCCGCTTGACGCAATATGGGGAGATTATTCTTCAAGCGGATCGCCACAGGACCCGGGAACGCAACCGCGACGATGCGCTGGCCCGTTTGATTGATCTCTTGAAACGGGCGACCGAAAAACCCAAGCCTCGCAAAGCGACCAAACCAACTCTTGGGTCCAAACGCAGACGGCTCGATGCCAAGAAACAGCGCGGTCAGGTCAAGAAACTGCGGGGCCGGTCTTCCGGTTTCGAGGACTAG
- a CDS encoding TetR/AcrR family transcriptional regulator — protein sequence MRVSREDARENRARVVETASQLFRQHGFDGIGIAGLMKASGLTNGAFYKQFASKDALMAEATSHALAENLDHWRRSVAEDASGSPEDTIAHWYLSETHESVRGTGCAYAALAGDAPRQTKEVREAFDEALRETAALVSGKDETTPLSEQEDAFRFISQMVGALVLARATEDPDLKAALLNAARKTE from the coding sequence ATGAGAGTGAGCCGCGAAGATGCACGCGAAAACCGGGCACGGGTTGTCGAGACGGCAAGCCAATTGTTCCGCCAACACGGGTTCGACGGCATTGGCATTGCCGGCTTGATGAAGGCGTCAGGCCTCACAAATGGCGCGTTTTACAAGCAATTCGCCAGCAAGGACGCCTTGATGGCAGAAGCCACCTCGCATGCCTTGGCTGAAAACCTGGACCACTGGCGCCGGAGCGTTGCAGAGGATGCTTCAGGTTCTCCCGAGGATACTATTGCCCACTGGTATTTGTCCGAAACCCACGAAAGCGTCCGCGGGACCGGATGCGCCTATGCAGCTCTTGCCGGGGATGCGCCGAGGCAGACCAAAGAAGTCCGGGAAGCTTTTGACGAAGCCTTACGCGAAACGGCTGCTCTCGTTTCGGGGAAAGATGAAACCACCCCCCTCTCCGAGCAAGAAGATGCCTTCAGGTTCATCTCCCAGATGGTTGGCGCCCTCGTTTTGGCACGGGCAACCGAAGATCCGGATCTTAAGGCAGCTCTGCTGAATGCCGCCAGAAAAACGGAATAG